Proteins co-encoded in one Archangium lipolyticum genomic window:
- a CDS encoding PAS domain-containing sensor histidine kinase yields MSHQPDGDLTSYDTLHPLFGPAGPEQRLDIERDQFRLLAEALPQIVWTARPDGHTDYFNRRWYEYTGLSFEESEGTGWQRVFHSEDMPEATRRWQHSLATGEPFEVEYRCRRLDNVWRWFLGRAIPVHDPQGRIVHWFGTCTDIDDQKRTADVHGFLAEASALLSISLDPEETVHNLTRFIVPRLADWCAVDLVRPDESVERVSVTHVDPSREEFAWELSRINPVDFQHATRGRGYVIRTGDSELQEVITDAAIVAFAKDPEKARLLRGLGLSSSLIVPLVVRGRTLGCITLAQADSGRRFGAADMPVAEELARRAALAMDNARLYRESQQATLRAEQARYEAEQARAVLDTLLDAAPAGIALFDRELRFMRVNRTLEVINRKSAESHLGHTLPEVLATDTPGVEDVARTLREALESGETRTVEATTRLDSAGEQLAWLARYAPVRAPDGSTLGVASVVLDITERKRAEAERERLLAELERSNQELDQFAYVASHDLKAPLRGIANLSQWIEDDLKDVMADETREQMRLLRGRVQRMESLINGILDYSRAGRMRGRPEPLEVGRLLNECVELLSPPSDTLVEIAPGMPTLRAERVPLQQVFLNLLGNAFKHARNPEVRVRVDARPVGAFWEFSVADDGPGIAPEYHERIWGIFQTLRSRDEVESTGIGLSVVKKSVEARGGRAWLESAPGQGATFRFTWPVHSPEEGR; encoded by the coding sequence GTGTCCCACCAGCCCGACGGAGATCTCACCTCGTACGACACCCTGCACCCGCTCTTCGGCCCCGCGGGTCCGGAGCAGAGGCTCGACATCGAGCGGGACCAGTTCCGCCTGCTGGCCGAGGCCCTGCCTCAAATCGTCTGGACGGCGCGGCCGGATGGCCACACGGACTACTTCAACCGGCGCTGGTACGAGTACACCGGCCTGTCCTTCGAGGAGTCGGAGGGTACGGGCTGGCAGCGCGTCTTCCACTCCGAGGACATGCCCGAGGCCACCCGGCGCTGGCAGCACAGCCTGGCCACCGGCGAGCCCTTCGAGGTGGAGTACCGCTGCCGCCGGCTCGACAACGTCTGGCGCTGGTTCCTCGGCCGCGCCATCCCGGTGCACGATCCCCAGGGACGCATCGTGCACTGGTTCGGCACGTGCACGGACATCGACGACCAGAAGCGCACCGCGGACGTGCACGGCTTCCTCGCCGAGGCCAGTGCCCTGCTCTCCATCTCGTTGGACCCCGAGGAGACGGTGCACAACCTCACGCGCTTCATCGTCCCGAGGCTGGCGGACTGGTGCGCGGTGGACCTGGTCCGGCCCGACGAGAGCGTCGAGCGCGTCTCGGTGACGCACGTGGACCCCTCCCGGGAGGAATTCGCCTGGGAGCTGTCGCGCATCAACCCCGTGGACTTCCAGCACGCCACGCGGGGGCGCGGCTACGTCATCCGCACCGGCGATTCGGAGCTGCAGGAGGTCATCACGGACGCGGCCATCGTCGCCTTCGCGAAGGACCCGGAGAAGGCGCGGCTGCTGCGGGGCCTGGGCCTGAGCTCCTCCCTCATCGTGCCGCTGGTGGTGCGCGGGCGGACGCTGGGCTGCATCACGCTGGCGCAGGCCGACAGCGGCCGACGTTTCGGTGCCGCGGACATGCCCGTGGCCGAGGAGCTCGCGCGCCGCGCCGCGCTCGCGATGGACAACGCGCGCCTGTACCGCGAGAGCCAGCAGGCCACCCTCCGGGCCGAGCAGGCGCGCTACGAGGCCGAGCAGGCGCGCGCGGTGCTGGATACGCTCCTCGACGCGGCCCCCGCGGGCATCGCCCTCTTCGACCGGGAGCTGCGCTTCATGCGCGTCAACCGCACCCTGGAGGTCATCAACCGCAAGTCCGCGGAGTCCCACCTGGGGCACACCCTGCCCGAGGTCCTCGCCACCGACACGCCCGGCGTCGAGGACGTGGCCCGCACCCTCCGCGAGGCACTGGAGAGCGGGGAGACGCGGACGGTGGAGGCCACCACCCGGCTCGACTCCGCTGGTGAGCAGCTCGCCTGGCTGGCCCGCTACGCGCCCGTGCGCGCCCCGGATGGTTCCACGCTCGGCGTGGCCTCCGTGGTGCTGGACATCACCGAGCGCAAGCGCGCCGAGGCCGAGCGCGAGCGCCTCCTCGCGGAGCTGGAGCGCAGCAACCAGGAGTTGGATCAGTTCGCCTACGTGGCCAGCCATGATCTCAAGGCACCGCTGCGAGGCATCGCCAACCTGTCGCAGTGGATAGAGGACGACCTGAAGGACGTGATGGCCGACGAGACGCGCGAGCAGATGCGGCTGCTGCGCGGGCGCGTGCAGCGCATGGAGTCGCTCATCAACGGCATCCTCGACTACAGCCGCGCGGGCCGGATGCGTGGCCGGCCGGAGCCCCTGGAGGTGGGCCGGTTGCTGAACGAGTGCGTGGAGCTGCTCTCCCCTCCCTCCGACACCCTCGTCGAGATCGCACCCGGCATGCCCACCCTGCGCGCCGAGCGGGTGCCCCTGCAGCAGGTGTTCCTCAACCTGCTGGGCAATGCCTTCAAGCACGCCCGCAACCCGGAGGTCCGTGTGCGGGTGGACGCGCGTCCGGTGGGCGCCTTCTGGGAGTTCTCCGTCGCCGATGACGGCCCCGGCATCGCCCCCGAGTACCATGAGCGCATCTGGGGCATCTTCCAGACACTCCGGTCACGGGACGAGGTGGAGAGCACGGGCATCGGTCTGTCGGTGGTGAAGAAGAGCGTGGAGGCGCGCGGCGGGCGTGCCTGGCTGGAGTCCGCCCCGGGCCAGGGGGCCACCTTCCGCTTCACCTGGCCGGTGCATTCTCCGGAAGAAGGGCGCTGA
- a CDS encoding sensor histidine kinase — protein MSTPAPRTSRLKDALGSLSARLLAAFLLPTLLFLIVTGTAVYALARSILEDELGNSLSAIAAATASQVSGERMLTIEPGDDVAGTRTWRNLVRMLTEVRDRSGVRRLYVVDTRGRVIADAGGKLPVGAEVPELARDRLELSRVFSGQRAASQVLFQGSDGLLYKTGYAPVRNADAVVGAVAVEGSAAFFGPLSHLSRGFAVASTVALGVLALVALLTARGLARPLRRLMDSALRIGRGDLTTPVPPEPTREIGVLARELEVMREALESRDRQLKLMLAGVAHEVRNPIGGISLFSGLLAEDLKAGAHADASEHVSRIQREVEYLQRIVEDFLAFAREQPLSRAPVAAPDLLQEASGLLAADAAAREVEVEVEADAAMLEADGSLLTAALVNLVKNAVQASPRGGRVRLIGRSQGQGYSIRVEDHGPGVPEAERERIFEPFFTTREKGTGLGLPLSRKIVRAHGGDLRLVQGPGVTIFELTLPVGAFSSSGGPTG, from the coding sequence ATGTCCACCCCGGCCCCCCGCACCTCCCGGTTGAAGGACGCACTGGGCTCGCTCTCCGCGCGCCTGCTCGCGGCCTTCCTGTTGCCCACCCTGCTCTTCCTCATCGTCACGGGCACGGCCGTCTACGCACTGGCGCGCTCCATCCTCGAGGACGAGCTGGGTAACAGCCTCTCGGCCATCGCCGCGGCCACGGCCAGCCAGGTGAGCGGCGAGCGGATGCTCACCATCGAGCCCGGTGACGACGTGGCGGGCACTCGCACGTGGCGCAACCTCGTCCGCATGCTCACCGAGGTGCGTGACCGGAGTGGCGTGCGCCGGCTCTACGTGGTGGACACGCGCGGCCGGGTGATCGCGGATGCCGGAGGCAAGCTGCCGGTGGGCGCCGAGGTACCGGAGCTCGCGCGCGACAGGCTGGAGCTGTCCCGGGTGTTCTCCGGCCAGCGCGCGGCCAGCCAGGTCCTCTTCCAGGGCTCGGACGGGCTCCTCTACAAGACGGGCTACGCGCCAGTGCGCAACGCGGACGCGGTGGTGGGCGCGGTGGCCGTCGAGGGCAGCGCCGCCTTCTTCGGGCCCCTGTCCCACCTGTCCCGCGGCTTCGCGGTGGCGAGCACCGTGGCGCTCGGGGTGCTCGCGCTGGTGGCCCTCCTCACCGCGAGGGGGCTCGCGCGCCCGCTGCGGCGGCTCATGGACTCGGCGCTGCGCATCGGCCGGGGCGACCTGACGACCCCCGTTCCCCCGGAGCCCACGCGAGAAATCGGCGTGCTGGCACGCGAGCTGGAGGTCATGCGCGAGGCGCTGGAGAGCCGGGACCGGCAGCTCAAGCTGATGCTGGCCGGCGTGGCCCACGAGGTGCGCAACCCCATCGGGGGCATCTCCCTCTTCTCGGGGTTGCTCGCGGAGGACCTGAAGGCGGGAGCCCACGCGGACGCCTCCGAGCACGTGTCACGCATCCAGCGCGAGGTGGAGTACCTGCAACGCATCGTCGAGGACTTCCTCGCCTTCGCCCGGGAGCAGCCGCTGTCGCGGGCGCCGGTGGCCGCGCCGGACCTGCTCCAGGAGGCGAGCGGGCTGCTCGCGGCGGACGCGGCGGCCCGGGAGGTGGAGGTGGAGGTGGAGGCGGATGCGGCGATGCTGGAGGCGGACGGGAGCCTGCTGACGGCCGCGCTGGTGAACCTGGTGAAGAACGCGGTGCAGGCCTCGCCCCGGGGCGGCCGGGTGCGGCTCATCGGCCGGAGCCAGGGCCAGGGCTACTCCATCCGTGTCGAGGACCACGGGCCCGGCGTGCCCGAGGCCGAGCGCGAGCGCATCTTCGAGCCCTTCTTCACCACCCGGGAGAAGGGCACCGGCCTGGGCCTGCCCCTGTCCCGCAAGATTGTGCGGGCCCACGGCGGAGACCTGCGGCTCGTCCAGGGCCCGGGCGTCACGATCTTCGAGCTCACACTCCCCGTCGGAGCGTTCTCCTCCTCGGGTGGACCAACCGGGTAG
- a CDS encoding SDR family NAD(P)-dependent oxidoreductase, producing MMKRVIVTGGSRGIGRAIVQRLAREGWDVHFTHLHAAEDAASLQDEERANGHQVRAHRSDQANPADHDTLLRAVRGEAEDDLFLDALVINAGIAMHAPLSEVREEDFDRVFATNVRGPLFLLQRAQRHLRDGGRVVVVSSTSTTWPSAGEAVYAASKAALEQLCRVASRELGQRRITVNAVSPGPTRTGFLDERVPPEALTAVAGLTAMGRIGEPDDVAGVVSALLDERCGWLTGQNLRADGGLT from the coding sequence ATGATGAAGCGTGTGATCGTGACCGGGGGTTCTCGGGGGATCGGGCGAGCGATCGTGCAGCGCCTCGCCCGTGAAGGATGGGACGTGCACTTCACCCATCTCCACGCCGCCGAAGACGCGGCCTCGCTGCAGGACGAGGAGCGGGCCAACGGCCATCAGGTGCGCGCGCATCGTAGCGACCAGGCAAACCCGGCCGATCACGACACCCTCCTTCGGGCAGTGCGCGGCGAAGCGGAGGATGACCTTTTTCTCGATGCGCTCGTGATCAACGCGGGCATCGCGATGCACGCACCGCTCTCCGAGGTCCGGGAGGAGGATTTCGATCGTGTATTCGCGACCAACGTCCGTGGGCCGCTCTTCCTGCTCCAGCGTGCGCAGCGCCACCTGCGCGACGGCGGCAGGGTCGTTGTCGTCTCATCGACGAGCACGACCTGGCCCTCCGCCGGTGAGGCGGTCTATGCCGCCAGCAAGGCGGCCCTCGAACAGCTCTGTCGCGTCGCGTCCCGTGAGCTCGGCCAGCGACGCATCACGGTGAACGCCGTCTCTCCCGGCCCGACGCGAACCGGCTTCCTCGACGAGCGCGTTCCTCCCGAAGCCCTGACCGCCGTCGCGGGCCTGACGGCGATGGGACGCATCGGTGAACCGGACGACGTCGCCGGCGTGGTCTCCGCCCTGCTCGACGAGCGGTGCGGATGGCTGACGGGCCAGAACCTACGTGCCGACGGCGGCCTGACCTGA
- a CDS encoding GNAT family N-acetyltransferase, protein MTTSAVVEIDHRDPALQAAFCDYVPQVFRTVDFRRWCAWGEWNDDYRAFSVLDEGRVVANASVMRMRLRVEGREVIGYQLGAVGCVPSHRGRGLSRVVMEAALESCGEAPVLLFANKNVLGFYPRFGFAPREQALFGAAFHAIPGSEPAPVLDLAEAHIRAGLVSLSEEGLTVTERFGSRGHARIASWYAAAAFSRPLRQLHAEAWVFASVENGTLYIDDIFAREAFDLRPHIPRLIDQPITAVHFGFTPERWWPRAEVVGEDTEAYLFVRGLELPPGPHRFPVMART, encoded by the coding sequence ATGACCACCTCTGCCGTCGTGGAAATCGACCACCGCGACCCCGCGCTGCAAGCCGCCTTCTGTGACTACGTGCCCCAGGTCTTCCGCACCGTGGACTTCCGGCGCTGGTGCGCGTGGGGTGAATGGAACGATGACTACCGAGCCTTCTCGGTGCTCGACGAGGGGCGCGTGGTGGCCAATGCCTCGGTGATGCGGATGCGGCTACGGGTCGAGGGCCGCGAGGTCATCGGCTACCAGCTCGGCGCGGTCGGCTGCGTGCCCTCCCATCGGGGCAGGGGATTGTCGCGGGTGGTGATGGAGGCGGCGCTCGAGTCTTGCGGCGAAGCGCCCGTGCTGTTGTTCGCCAACAAGAACGTGCTCGGCTTCTACCCACGCTTCGGGTTCGCGCCTCGGGAGCAGGCGCTTTTCGGCGCGGCGTTCCACGCGATCCCCGGAAGCGAGCCCGCACCAGTGCTCGATCTGGCGGAGGCCCACATCCGCGCGGGACTGGTCTCACTGTCCGAAGAGGGGCTCACGGTGACCGAGCGCTTTGGCTCACGCGGCCATGCGAGGATCGCGAGCTGGTATGCGGCGGCTGCCTTCTCGCGACCCCTGCGCCAGTTGCACGCGGAGGCCTGGGTGTTCGCCAGCGTCGAGAACGGTACGCTCTACATCGACGACATCTTCGCGCGTGAGGCGTTCGACCTGCGGCCGCACATCCCGCGATTGATCGACCAGCCCATCACGGCGGTCCACTTCGGCTTCACTCCCGAGCGCTGGTGGCCTCGGGCGGAGGTTGTCGGCGAGGACACGGAGGCCTACCTCTTCGTACGCGGCCTGGAATTGCCGCCCGGGCCCCATCGGTTTCCGGTGATGGCACGAACCTGA
- a CDS encoding HEAT repeat domain-containing protein, with protein sequence MLEAVLSNTDPTGLQPVPREELPDLTKTDGLGQEARHAALDALSGGDQRAIVDAARLLSSGRGMAVPLLRKLKTEPRAVNRQAILYAISWQDDIRAWWPLLKVLADVDEAPAVRGQAAEGIGYLFWRKSRSKRGYLIAKDVLLWALNDPSPEVRYYAIFALGASRDHSVIAALQGMTKDSGRSNAIVGTVGEEARRAIAWIQD encoded by the coding sequence ATGCTGGAAGCAGTCCTCTCCAACACGGACCCCACCGGATTGCAACCTGTGCCCCGGGAGGAGTTGCCAGACTTGACGAAAACAGATGGATTGGGGCAGGAGGCGCGTCACGCGGCTCTTGATGCCTTGAGCGGCGGTGACCAACGGGCCATCGTTGACGCCGCTCGTCTTCTTTCATCAGGCAGGGGAATGGCAGTGCCTCTGCTAAGGAAGCTGAAGACTGAGCCCCGAGCAGTGAATCGCCAGGCGATTCTGTACGCAATCAGCTGGCAGGATGACATTCGCGCATGGTGGCCCTTGCTGAAGGTGCTCGCTGATGTCGATGAAGCTCCGGCCGTTCGGGGACAGGCTGCGGAGGGAATTGGATATCTGTTCTGGCGGAAAAGCAGGAGCAAACGGGGGTATTTGATTGCCAAGGATGTTTTGTTGTGGGCTCTCAATGACCCTTCGCCCGAGGTGCGCTACTACGCGATTTTTGCTCTCGGAGCTTCACGAGATCATTCCGTGATTGCGGCTCTCCAAGGCATGACAAAGGACTCGGGTCGGTCCAATGCCATTGTGGGGACCGTTGGTGAGGAGGCCCGCAGGGCCATTGCTTGGATTCAGGATTGA
- a CDS encoding cellulase family glycosylhydrolase, with product MSRQIHHADTRSAWFWWRRLLTTATTAVLTAVLSVLAPISAAHAADGGFHIVNGRLLDANGNDFIIRGISHPHAWYPQRTSSFADIKVVGANSVRVVLSGGRWSVNTASDVANVISLCKQNRLICVLENHDTTGYGEASDAYSLAQAVDYWLSIRSALVGQEAYVIINIGNEPYGNTNNTGWAAATMDAIQRLRSAGLTHTLMIDAPNWGQDWSNTMRDNAQTIWEADPLRNSIFSVHMYGVYNTPSKIKAYLDSFTSRGLPILVGEFGWYHSDGDPDEVTITEYTTSLGIGYIGWSWSGNGGGVEYLDMVSNFNPASRTDWGNWLITSANGLEATSVEASVFGGGGGDTQSPTAPGNLAATGTTSSSVSLAWSASTDNVAVTGYDVYRGTSRVATLPSSMLSYTDTGLSADTAYSYKVYARDAAGNVSDASNTVSATTQSSGGGTGGCTATYKLESEWGTGFGATVTVTNTGTTATRGWTIHWTFGGNQQITNMWNATPAQSGASVTARNMSYNGVIQPGSSTTFGFQAAYSGSNTSPILTCTAN from the coding sequence ATGTCCCGACAGATTCACCACGCTGATACCCGTAGTGCCTGGTTCTGGTGGCGAAGGCTCCTCACCACCGCGACGACCGCCGTGCTGACTGCCGTGCTCTCCGTCCTCGCTCCCATCAGTGCCGCCCATGCCGCCGACGGCGGCTTCCATATCGTCAACGGCCGGCTCCTCGACGCGAACGGCAACGACTTCATCATCCGCGGTATCAGCCACCCGCACGCGTGGTACCCGCAGAGGACCAGCTCGTTCGCCGACATCAAGGTGGTGGGGGCCAACAGCGTCCGCGTCGTGCTGAGCGGTGGCCGGTGGTCGGTCAACACGGCCAGCGACGTGGCGAACGTCATCTCGCTCTGCAAGCAGAACCGGCTCATCTGCGTGCTCGAGAACCACGACACGACGGGTTATGGGGAGGCGAGTGACGCCTACAGCCTCGCTCAGGCCGTCGACTACTGGCTGAGCATCCGCAGTGCGCTCGTTGGCCAGGAGGCCTACGTCATCATCAACATCGGCAATGAGCCGTATGGCAACACCAATAACACGGGGTGGGCCGCGGCGACCATGGATGCAATCCAACGCCTGCGGAGTGCTGGACTGACGCACACCTTGATGATTGACGCGCCGAACTGGGGGCAGGACTGGTCCAACACCATGCGGGACAACGCCCAGACGATCTGGGAGGCCGACCCGCTGCGCAACTCCATCTTCAGCGTCCACATGTACGGCGTCTACAACACCCCATCGAAGATCAAGGCCTACCTCGACTCGTTTACCAGCCGTGGCCTGCCCATCCTCGTCGGCGAGTTCGGGTGGTACCACTCCGACGGGGATCCGGATGAGGTGACAATCACGGAGTACACCACGTCGCTGGGTATCGGCTACATCGGCTGGTCGTGGAGCGGCAACGGAGGTGGCGTCGAATACCTCGACATGGTCAGCAACTTCAATCCGGCCAGCCGCACGGACTGGGGCAACTGGCTCATCACGAGTGCCAATGGCCTCGAGGCCACCTCCGTCGAGGCCTCGGTTTTTGGGGGAGGTGGTGGCGACACGCAGAGCCCGACCGCACCCGGCAACCTGGCGGCGACAGGTACGACGTCGAGCAGCGTGTCGCTCGCGTGGAGCGCCTCGACCGACAACGTCGCGGTGACCGGTTACGATGTGTACCGCGGGACCTCTCGAGTGGCGACGCTCCCCAGCAGCATGCTGTCGTACACGGACACGGGGCTGTCGGCGGACACGGCCTACAGCTACAAGGTGTATGCGCGTGATGCCGCTGGAAACGTGAGCGACGCGTCCAACACCGTTTCCGCGACGACCCAGTCCTCCGGGGGAGGAACCGGCGGCTGCACGGCGACCTACAAGCTCGAGAGTGAGTGGGGCACCGGCTTCGGCGCCACCGTGACGGTGACGAACACCGGGACCACCGCGACCAGGGGCTGGACGATCCACTGGACCTTCGGTGGCAACCAGCAGATCACCAACATGTGGAACGCCACGCCGGCCCAATCCGGCGCGAGCGTTACGGCACGGAACATGAGCTACAACGGTGTCATCCAGCCAGGGAGCAGCACGACCTTCGGATTCCAGGCGGCGTATTCCGGTTCCAACACCTCGCCCATCCTGACCTGCACCGCCAACTGA
- a CDS encoding glycoside hydrolase family 26 protein, with product MQGNPAAKFRPFPRVGMLFAALVLTLGASPASAQVSKTLSTPGPSAQAQKVYNLLVDLENNSRNGVAKQTIMGQHCEAHKESYAGEYWVKVGDISGRRPGFVEFDFGPGNYTSSYNAPYVDYAVGFARDRFIYGEGIVGFSFHMSYPGASTKSWENNFRQSWMDYNWMGRVINWQANTSEYQAFLRDLSFAADKLASLQQQGVPVLFRPLHEMNKKGSASPFWWANHDPSQYRQLWNIMHDYLVKTRGLKNLIFVWSPYEWDGTYGGDPWNYYPGADRVDVVAVDIYHGNPYFPASFYDGLKGYNKPRMLAETDKLPVRWGDSRYGTVSEIDARPWVLWSVWGDSLLYNLGTTSPNDWNVSSNYKAIKDTYGYYSSYWRVLTGGSNATYNWAGLR from the coding sequence ATGCAAGGCAATCCCGCGGCAAAGTTCCGCCCGTTCCCGCGCGTCGGCATGCTGTTCGCCGCGCTCGTCCTGACCCTGGGAGCCAGTCCCGCTTCTGCCCAGGTCTCCAAGACGCTGAGCACCCCGGGGCCGAGCGCCCAGGCCCAAAAGGTCTACAACCTGCTCGTCGATCTGGAGAACAACAGCCGCAATGGCGTCGCGAAGCAGACCATCATGGGCCAGCACTGCGAGGCCCATAAGGAGAGTTACGCCGGGGAGTACTGGGTCAAGGTCGGCGACATCTCGGGCAGGCGTCCTGGCTTCGTGGAGTTTGATTTCGGGCCAGGGAACTACACCTCGTCCTACAACGCCCCGTACGTGGACTACGCCGTCGGCTTCGCTCGCGACCGGTTCATCTACGGCGAAGGCATCGTCGGCTTCAGCTTTCACATGTCCTATCCAGGCGCATCCACCAAGAGCTGGGAGAACAACTTCCGGCAGAGCTGGATGGACTACAACTGGATGGGCCGGGTCATCAACTGGCAGGCGAACACCTCCGAGTACCAGGCGTTCTTGAGGGATCTGTCATTCGCGGCCGACAAGCTGGCGTCTCTGCAGCAGCAGGGCGTCCCCGTCCTGTTCCGTCCGTTGCACGAGATGAACAAGAAGGGCAGCGCATCGCCGTTCTGGTGGGCGAACCACGATCCCTCTCAGTACCGGCAGCTCTGGAACATCATGCACGACTACCTAGTCAAGACTCGGGGACTGAAGAACCTGATCTTCGTCTGGTCTCCCTATGAGTGGGACGGTACCTACGGAGGAGACCCGTGGAACTACTACCCCGGTGCCGATCGGGTGGACGTCGTGGCGGTGGACATCTACCACGGCAACCCCTATTTCCCCGCCAGCTTCTACGACGGGCTGAAGGGCTACAACAAACCGCGCATGCTGGCGGAGACGGACAAGCTCCCCGTGCGCTGGGGCGACAGCCGCTATGGCACCGTCTCCGAGATCGATGCCCGTCCGTGGGTCCTCTGGTCGGTGTGGGGGGACTCGCTCCTCTACAACCTCGGTACGACCAGCCCGAACGACTGGAACGTGTCGAGCAACTACAAGGCGATCAAGGACACGTACGGTTACTATTCGAGCTACTGGCGGGTGCTGACCGGAGGCAGCAACGCCACCTACAACTGGGCCGGGCTGCGCTGA
- a CDS encoding FAD binding domain-containing protein yields the protein MRYAEPETVEEGVSLLSSTEHSRCIAGGATLVAMMNAGHIAPAMLVSLHRMRELFAITESADGLWLGAMTPHRVVAAETRLRGSMGVVRSAAGQLAHPSIRNMGTIGGSVCLADPSTEMPVALVAASARVEIAGSGGRRIVPIEDVLVDRFKTSLGRGELVTRILIPRGIEGAVGHHLRFSRVSGDYPTVSISLTLSMQGDRCVHASVVVGSCGPVPLHVAAADQRLLHTPLGEEDVAAAGQLLASAAAPIDDVRGSAEYRRMLIPRLLGRALSQARELAHV from the coding sequence ATGAGATACGCGGAGCCAGAAACGGTGGAGGAGGGTGTCAGCCTCCTCTCTTCCACGGAGCACTCGCGTTGCATCGCGGGTGGCGCCACGTTGGTGGCGATGATGAACGCGGGCCACATCGCCCCGGCGATGCTGGTCAGCCTGCATCGGATGCGGGAGCTCTTCGCCATCACCGAGTCCGCGGACGGGCTCTGGCTCGGCGCCATGACACCTCATCGGGTCGTGGCCGCCGAGACACGGCTGCGCGGCTCCATGGGGGTCGTGCGCAGCGCCGCGGGCCAGCTCGCGCACCCGAGCATCCGCAACATGGGCACGATCGGCGGTTCGGTGTGCCTCGCCGATCCCAGCACCGAGATGCCCGTGGCCCTGGTCGCGGCCTCCGCCCGGGTCGAGATCGCAGGCTCTGGTGGCAGGAGGATCGTCCCCATCGAGGACGTCCTCGTGGACCGCTTCAAGACCTCCCTGGGCCGCGGTGAGCTCGTCACCCGGATCCTGATTCCCAGAGGCATCGAGGGCGCGGTGGGCCACCACCTCCGGTTCAGCCGGGTGTCGGGCGACTACCCCACGGTGTCCATCTCTCTGACCCTCTCCATGCAAGGTGACAGGTGCGTCCATGCGAGCGTGGTCGTGGGCTCGTGCGGGCCGGTCCCGCTCCACGTGGCCGCGGCCGATCAGCGGCTCCTCCACACCCCGCTCGGGGAGGAGGACGTGGCCGCGGCGGGGCAGCTCCTCGCCAGTGCCGCGGCCCCCATCGACGACGTCCGCGGCTCGGCCGAGTACCGGCGCATGTTGATTCCACGCCTGCTCGGCCGCGCCCTCTCGCAGGCCCGGGAGCTCGCCCATGTCTGA
- a CDS encoding (2Fe-2S)-binding protein: MSDKISLSLRVNGASHALAVAPERTLLEVLREELRYTGTKRGCDQGSCGACMVLVDGEPVFSCLSLAVTLRDREITTIESVEAGNELHPIQRALVQHGAVQCGFCIPGVVLAAKALLDRNPHPTVDDIRHALGSNTCRCSGYARIVQAIASLTGERP; encoded by the coding sequence ATGTCTGACAAGATCTCCCTCTCGCTCCGGGTCAACGGCGCTTCCCATGCGCTCGCGGTCGCCCCCGAGCGGACCCTGCTCGAGGTGCTGCGCGAGGAGCTTCGTTACACGGGCACCAAACGTGGCTGTGACCAGGGAAGCTGTGGGGCCTGCATGGTCCTGGTCGACGGCGAGCCCGTCTTCTCCTGCCTCTCCCTGGCTGTCACCCTCCGCGACCGTGAGATCACCACGATCGAGTCAGTGGAGGCAGGCAACGAGCTCCATCCCATTCAGCGGGCCCTCGTCCAACATGGCGCGGTGCAATGCGGCTTCTGCATCCCCGGCGTCGTCCTCGCCGCCAAGGCCCTGCTCGATCGCAACCCGCACCCCACCGTCGATGACATCCGCCATGCGCTCGGCAGCAACACCTGCCGGTGCTCGGGCTACGCGAGGATCGTGCAGGCCATCGCTTCGCTGACAGGAGAGCGTCCATGA